In Paracoccus aminophilus JCM 7686, a single window of DNA contains:
- a CDS encoding excalibur calcium-binding domain-containing protein, whose amino-acid sequence MVDPRARHGGPEASLAIAYLLARALDHERSERGAFCGLQSGAGRGVHRAHGSLFLRAQVVGCQLDLAALEGYTVPRQFKKCSDTASGRQHQNDDKPICGALAASMSAAGSSRVSVACRACLPGGHALETQSAGRGPAEYLLSTQPSNAPAALEDQSELTDSPALRLIELARQTYSSSPRRYCKQIKSCEEARCYLENCPWGRRLDRDGDGVPCEDPC is encoded by the coding sequence ATGGTCGATCCCCGCGCGCGTCACGGCGGCCCTGAAGCCAGTCTTGCTATTGCCTACTTGCTTGCCCGCGCGCTCGATCACGAACGGTCAGAGCGGGGCGCCTTTTGCGGTTTGCAGAGCGGCGCGGGCCGTGGCGTTCATCGGGCTCATGGCTCGCTCTTTCTTCGGGCCCAGGTCGTTGGTTGCCAACTTGATTTGGCTGCGTTGGAAGGCTACACGGTCCCACGTCAGTTCAAGAAATGCTCCGATACGGCCAGCGGTCGTCAGCATCAGAATGATGACAAGCCCATATGTGGTGCGCTTGCCGCGTCTATGAGTGCTGCCGGCTCTTCTCGCGTATCCGTTGCGTGCCGAGCATGTCTCCCAGGTGGACATGCGCTTGAAACGCAGAGCGCAGGGCGCGGGCCAGCGGAATACCTTTTGTCAACACAACCTAGCAACGCACCCGCCGCCCTTGAGGATCAATCTGAACTGACAGATTCGCCAGCCCTGCGGCTGATTGAGCTGGCCAGGCAGACCTATTCGTCCAGCCCGCGTCGGTATTGCAAGCAGATCAAAAGTTGCGAGGAAGCGCGATGTTACCTCGAAAACTGCCCTTGGGGCAGGCGACTTGATCGAGACGGCGATGGAGTGCCGTGCGAAGACCCTTGCTGA